A single window of Actinoallomurus bryophytorum DNA harbors:
- a CDS encoding aldo/keto reductase family protein, with protein MEFRRLGRSGLKVSELAYGNWITHGSQVEEEAAAACVRAALDEGITTFDTADVYAGTRAEEVLGRALQGERRESLEIFTKVYWPTGSGKNDSGLSRKHIFESVHGSLRRLRTDYVDVYQAHRFDHETPLEETLRAFDDLVRQGKVLYVGVSEWRAEEIARAVKIADEMGLDRIVSNQPQYNMLWRVIESEVVPLSQQEGIGQVVFSPIAQGVLTGKYLPGQAPPAGSRATDEKSGANFISRHMREDLLTRVQDLLPVADEAGLSMAQLAVAWVLQNPGVSSAIIGATRPEQVRDNVRAAGVRLAPEVLKRIDDVLEPFIERDPAKTTSPAKRS; from the coding sequence ATGGAGTTTCGTCGTCTTGGCCGCAGCGGCCTCAAGGTCAGTGAACTCGCCTACGGAAACTGGATCACCCACGGTTCACAGGTGGAGGAGGAGGCCGCCGCGGCATGCGTGCGCGCCGCCCTCGACGAGGGGATCACGACGTTCGACACCGCCGACGTGTACGCCGGCACCCGGGCGGAGGAGGTGCTCGGCCGCGCCCTGCAGGGAGAACGCAGGGAGTCGCTGGAGATCTTCACCAAGGTCTACTGGCCGACAGGCAGCGGCAAGAACGACAGCGGCCTGTCGCGCAAGCACATCTTCGAGTCGGTCCATGGCTCGCTGCGGCGGCTGCGGACCGACTACGTCGACGTGTACCAGGCGCACCGTTTCGACCACGAGACGCCGCTCGAGGAGACGCTGCGGGCCTTCGACGATCTCGTACGCCAGGGCAAGGTCCTCTATGTCGGCGTGTCGGAGTGGCGTGCCGAGGAGATCGCCCGCGCGGTGAAGATCGCTGACGAGATGGGGCTGGACCGGATCGTGTCCAACCAGCCGCAGTACAACATGCTGTGGCGCGTCATCGAGTCCGAGGTCGTGCCGCTGTCGCAGCAGGAGGGCATCGGCCAGGTCGTGTTCTCCCCGATCGCCCAGGGCGTGCTCACCGGCAAGTACCTGCCCGGTCAGGCGCCGCCGGCCGGCTCGCGCGCGACCGACGAGAAGAGCGGTGCGAACTTCATCTCGCGCCACATGCGGGAGGACCTCCTCACGCGGGTGCAGGACCTTCTCCCGGTCGCCGACGAGGCGGGCCTGTCGATGGCCCAGCTCGCGGTCGCGTGGGTGCTGCAGAACCCCGGCGTCTCGTCCGCGATCATCGGCGCCACCCGGCCCGAGCAGGTGCGCGACAACGTACGCGCGGCGGGGGTACGGCTCGCCCCGGAGGTGCTGAAGCGCATCGACGACGTCCTCGAGCCGTTCATCGAGCGCGACCCGGCCAAGACCACCAGCCCGGCCAAGCGGTCCTGA
- a CDS encoding adenosylcobinamide-GDP ribazoletransferase, whose product MNAGRERTDPAVRAGLRLAVTLLTVVPVRSGRVDRESARWAMTLAPVAGLIVGGVAAVVLVVSGWLGFGSLLAAALAVAAMALLTRGLHLDGLADLADGLGSGKPAAEALTIMKKSDIGPFGVITLVLTLAIQVAAIAETRVAAVVVAAMAGRLAVTWACRSGVRAARPDGLGALVAGTVRRSDAVAVIVLTAAAGALAALTGPGGGVRDAVLGAAAVLAGLVASAALLRHAVRRLGGITGDVLGALVETAVTAALLVMSLR is encoded by the coding sequence GTGAACGCGGGGCGCGAACGCACCGACCCGGCGGTGCGGGCCGGGCTCAGATTGGCCGTGACGCTGCTCACCGTCGTACCGGTGCGGTCGGGGCGGGTGGACAGGGAGTCCGCACGGTGGGCGATGACGCTGGCGCCCGTGGCCGGGCTCATCGTTGGTGGGGTGGCCGCGGTCGTGCTCGTCGTATCGGGATGGCTGGGCTTCGGCTCGCTGCTGGCCGCGGCCCTGGCGGTCGCCGCGATGGCGCTCCTGACACGGGGACTGCACCTGGACGGCCTGGCCGACCTCGCCGACGGCCTGGGCAGCGGCAAGCCGGCCGCCGAGGCTTTGACGATCATGAAGAAGTCCGACATCGGGCCGTTCGGCGTCATCACGCTGGTGCTGACGCTCGCGATCCAGGTCGCCGCGATCGCCGAGACGCGGGTCGCCGCCGTCGTCGTCGCCGCCATGGCGGGACGGCTCGCGGTCACCTGGGCCTGCCGGTCCGGCGTGCGCGCCGCCCGGCCGGACGGTCTCGGCGCGCTGGTCGCGGGCACCGTACGCCGCAGTGACGCGGTCGCCGTCATCGTGCTCACCGCCGCGGCCGGGGCACTCGCGGCCCTGACCGGACCCGGCGGCGGGGTACGGGACGCCGTGCTCGGGGCGGCCGCCGTCCTCGCGGGCCTGGTGGCGTCGGCGGCCCTGCTCCGGCACGCCGTACGACGGCTGGGGGGCATCACCGGCGACGTGCTCGGAGCACTCGTCGAGACCGCCGTGACGGCGGCGCTGCTCGTCATGTCACTGCGATGA
- a CDS encoding SCO2322 family protein, protein MLKRSGVVSALVVGATLAFAAPATADATAFWGYWQASGSDWAFAKTGPASAHPKEGAVEGWRFARSSGDTGTPPRAEPAFAKICGSTAARAGDKRVAVVIDYGEPADAPAGATPPAAKTSCAVVPQSATGSDVLAKVATPKADKSGLICAIDAFGPCAPAAPAATPSSPAAKKKDAGSTALTVGIGVVLVLAAGGSMVALRRRTGQ, encoded by the coding sequence ATGCTCAAGCGATCCGGCGTTGTGTCGGCCCTTGTCGTCGGGGCGACTCTCGCTTTCGCCGCCCCGGCGACGGCGGATGCCACCGCGTTCTGGGGTTACTGGCAGGCGAGCGGCTCGGACTGGGCCTTCGCCAAGACCGGCCCGGCCTCCGCGCATCCCAAGGAGGGCGCCGTCGAAGGCTGGCGGTTCGCCCGGTCGAGCGGCGACACCGGCACACCTCCGCGCGCCGAGCCCGCCTTCGCGAAGATCTGCGGGTCCACCGCCGCGCGGGCAGGCGACAAGCGGGTCGCGGTCGTCATCGACTACGGCGAACCGGCCGACGCGCCCGCCGGCGCCACGCCGCCCGCCGCCAAGACGTCCTGCGCGGTCGTGCCGCAGAGTGCCACGGGCTCGGACGTCCTCGCCAAGGTGGCCACGCCGAAGGCGGACAAGTCAGGCCTGATCTGCGCCATCGACGCGTTCGGGCCCTGTGCCCCGGCCGCTCCGGCGGCCACCCCCTCGTCCCCCGCGGCGAAGAAGAAGGACGCCGGCTCGACCGCGCTTACGGTCGGCATCGGCGTGGTCCTCGTGCTCGCCGCCGGCGGCAGCATGGTGGCCCTGCGGCGCCGCACCGGCCAGTGA
- a CDS encoding MASE1 domain-containing protein: MSQSRSRRAVSVGLRVLITAAAYYGAAELGLRLAAVHGHIAPLWLPIGVAVVSLLLFGGWTGPGITLAAFAVNLPLGPSVPVVAMIALGNTAAPVCAYLLLRRAGFHLGLNRLRDALALIFLAAFGSMLISATVGSTALFFGGAVPTGQYWQTWSVWWTGDAMGVLVIVPFLLVLRTARARDLRPARWLELAVLLGSTLLIAAVVTTIPYELLFLVFPPLIWAALRFEHTGAAPCVLIVALVAAVAATRGYGPFAHHGVFGRLVVLQTYNSAVALTALLLATMVSERNSARLTIDRVAADLSKMTDDLERGQKTLKGMVLDLVRAQHTPRDGEPPA; this comes from the coding sequence GTGAGCCAGAGCAGGAGCCGACGCGCGGTCTCGGTGGGCCTGCGCGTCCTCATCACCGCCGCCGCCTACTACGGAGCCGCCGAACTCGGACTCCGGCTCGCCGCCGTGCACGGCCACATCGCTCCGCTGTGGCTGCCGATCGGCGTCGCGGTCGTGTCCCTTCTGCTGTTCGGAGGCTGGACCGGTCCGGGCATCACGCTCGCCGCGTTCGCCGTCAACCTGCCCCTCGGGCCCTCGGTACCCGTCGTCGCGATGATCGCGCTGGGCAACACGGCCGCCCCGGTGTGCGCCTACCTCCTGCTCCGGCGGGCCGGCTTTCACCTCGGGCTGAATCGGCTGCGTGACGCCTTGGCGCTGATCTTCCTGGCCGCCTTCGGCAGCATGCTGATCAGTGCGACGGTCGGCAGCACGGCGCTGTTCTTCGGGGGTGCGGTGCCGACCGGGCAGTACTGGCAGACCTGGTCGGTGTGGTGGACCGGCGACGCGATGGGCGTCCTTGTGATCGTCCCGTTCTTGCTGGTGCTGCGCACCGCCCGCGCCCGTGACCTGCGCCCCGCCCGCTGGCTCGAACTGGCCGTACTCCTCGGGAGCACGCTCCTCATCGCGGCCGTGGTGACCACGATCCCCTACGAACTGCTGTTCCTCGTCTTCCCTCCGCTGATCTGGGCCGCGCTGCGGTTCGAGCACACCGGAGCCGCGCCGTGCGTCCTGATCGTCGCGCTGGTGGCGGCCGTCGCGGCGACGCGGGGGTACGGTCCGTTCGCCCACCACGGCGTCTTCGGCCGGCTTGTCGTCCTGCAGACCTACAACAGCGCGGTCGCGCTGACCGCGCTCCTGCTCGCCACGATGGTCAGCGAGCGTAACTCCGCCAGGCTGACGATCGACCGCGTGGCCGCCGACCTCAGCAAGATGACCGACGATCTCGAACGCGGGCAGAAAACGCTCAAGGGCATGGTCCTGGACCTGGTGCGCGCCCAGCACACCCCACGTGACGGCGAACCGCCGGCGTGA
- a CDS encoding energy-coupling factor transporter transmembrane component T has protein sequence MSAGRHLHPGAWWLWALGLATAATRTASPLLLLMVVAATGLVVAVRRSGEAWAGSYAVFLRLGLVVVVIRVVFWVVFAAQATGPALFTLPSVTLPSWLAGTRIGGPVTAHGLLSGLYDGLRLAAVLVCLGAANALASPSRLLKAVPGALYEMGVAVVVAMTFAPQAVTHVRRVRAAHRLRGRPDRGLRAVRGLVMPVIEGALERSVELAAAMDSRGYGRTSPVPPALRRATAALTLAGLLAVCAGLYGLLGGGSPAVLGAPPLVLGLAAAIAGLWLGGRRSPRTRYRPDPWRWPEWLVSACGLAAAVASGTHGYGTGPPPLTAAALLLALVVALLPLRRVPGGDRT, from the coding sequence GTGAGTGCCGGACGGCACCTGCACCCGGGCGCCTGGTGGCTGTGGGCACTCGGTCTCGCCACAGCGGCCACCCGTACCGCCAGCCCGCTGCTCCTGCTGATGGTCGTGGCCGCCACCGGCCTGGTCGTGGCCGTGCGGCGCTCCGGTGAGGCATGGGCGGGCTCCTACGCGGTGTTCCTGCGCCTGGGCCTGGTGGTGGTCGTCATCCGCGTCGTCTTCTGGGTGGTGTTCGCCGCGCAGGCCACCGGGCCCGCGCTGTTCACGCTTCCGTCGGTGACGCTGCCGTCGTGGCTGGCGGGCACCCGGATCGGCGGCCCGGTGACCGCCCACGGCCTGCTCTCCGGCCTCTACGACGGACTGCGCCTGGCCGCCGTACTCGTCTGCCTGGGCGCCGCCAACGCCCTGGCCAGCCCCAGCCGGCTGCTGAAGGCGGTGCCCGGCGCGCTGTACGAGATGGGGGTCGCGGTCGTGGTGGCGATGACGTTCGCGCCGCAGGCGGTGACACACGTACGGCGCGTACGGGCGGCGCACCGGCTGCGCGGCCGTCCGGACCGCGGGCTGCGGGCCGTGCGCGGGCTCGTCATGCCGGTCATCGAGGGCGCGCTGGAGCGGTCGGTCGAGCTCGCGGCGGCGATGGACTCACGCGGCTACGGCCGGACCTCTCCGGTCCCGCCCGCGCTGCGCCGCGCCACGGCCGCGCTGACGCTCGCCGGGCTGCTCGCCGTGTGCGCCGGGCTCTACGGCCTGCTGGGCGGCGGCTCGCCGGCCGTCCTCGGCGCCCCGCCGCTCGTCCTCGGGCTGGCCGCGGCGATCGCGGGTCTGTGGCTCGGCGGCCGCCGCTCGCCGCGTACGCGCTACCGCCCGGACCCGTGGAGATGGCCGGAGTGGCTCGTCTCGGCGTGCGGTCTGGCGGCGGCGGTCGCGAGCGGGACGCACGGGTACGGAACCGGCCCGCCGCCGCTGACGGCCGCCGCGCTGCTGCTCGCCCTCGTCGTGGCGCTCCTGCCGCTGCGACGCGTGCCCGGCGGGGACAGGACGTGA
- a CDS encoding ABC transporter ATP-binding protein, which produces MIRFERVGFRYAEEAPPVLAEVDLEIDEGELCLVVGRTGTGKSTLLRAVNGLVPHFTGGILAGRLTVAGRDTRDHPPRDLADVVGYVGQDPRAGFVTDRVEEELAYGMESLGLAPAVMRRRVEETLDLLGLEGVRDRPLATLSGGQAQRVAIGSVLTAHPRVLVLDEPTSALDPVGAEDVLAILQRLVHDLGLTVVLAEHRLERVVHLADSVVLLPGDGGPVAYGPAAMIMAESPVAPPVVRLGRAAGWSPLPLSVRDARRAAAPMRDRAAVPPAGPGESRKDEPPAERGGNGRDRRTHPPAGPAVARLRRLEVRYGTVPALRGVDLAVTRGEVVALMGRNGAGKSSLLAALVGLVRPAGGHVDVLGAAPHELRAREIVRRAGLVPQDPADLLYADTVGAECRAADRDLAAPQGTCRALFERLAPDVADGTHPRDLSEGGRLSLALSVILAGRPPLVLLDEPTRGLDYTAKTRLVEILGELATGGHAIVLATHDVELAAEVATRAVVIAEGEVVADGPADEVLVSSPAFAPQMSKVFAPLPLLTVAQATAALRGPA; this is translated from the coding sequence GTGATCCGGTTCGAGCGGGTCGGCTTCCGCTACGCCGAGGAGGCGCCGCCGGTGCTCGCCGAGGTCGACCTGGAGATCGACGAGGGTGAGCTCTGCCTCGTCGTGGGCCGTACCGGGACCGGCAAGTCGACGCTGCTGCGCGCGGTCAACGGGCTGGTCCCCCACTTCACCGGCGGAATCCTGGCCGGCCGCCTCACCGTGGCCGGCCGTGACACCCGTGACCATCCGCCGCGCGACCTCGCGGACGTCGTCGGGTACGTGGGCCAGGATCCCCGCGCCGGCTTCGTCACCGACCGGGTCGAGGAGGAACTCGCCTACGGGATGGAGTCGCTCGGCCTGGCTCCCGCGGTGATGCGGCGCCGCGTCGAGGAGACCCTGGACCTGCTGGGCCTGGAGGGCGTCCGCGACCGGCCGCTCGCCACGCTCTCCGGCGGGCAGGCGCAGCGAGTGGCGATCGGGTCGGTGCTGACCGCGCATCCGCGGGTGCTCGTGCTGGACGAGCCCACCTCCGCGCTCGACCCGGTCGGCGCCGAGGACGTGCTGGCCATCCTCCAGCGGCTCGTGCACGATCTCGGGCTGACCGTCGTCCTGGCCGAGCATCGCCTCGAACGCGTCGTCCACCTCGCCGACAGCGTCGTCCTGCTCCCCGGCGACGGCGGCCCGGTCGCGTACGGCCCGGCCGCGATGATCATGGCCGAGTCCCCGGTGGCGCCGCCGGTGGTCCGGCTCGGGCGTGCCGCGGGCTGGTCGCCGTTGCCGCTTTCGGTACGTGACGCCCGTCGCGCCGCCGCTCCGATGCGCGACCGCGCCGCCGTCCCTCCGGCCGGGCCGGGTGAGAGCCGAAAGGACGAGCCGCCCGCGGAGCGCGGGGGAAACGGCCGGGATCGCCGGACACACCCTCCGGCCGGGCCCGCCGTCGCCCGCCTGCGGCGGCTCGAGGTCCGGTACGGGACGGTGCCGGCGCTTCGGGGCGTCGACCTCGCCGTCACGCGAGGCGAGGTCGTCGCCCTCATGGGCCGCAACGGCGCGGGCAAGTCCTCCCTGCTCGCCGCCCTGGTGGGGCTGGTGCGGCCGGCCGGAGGCCACGTCGACGTGCTCGGCGCGGCGCCGCACGAACTGCGCGCCCGCGAGATCGTCCGCCGCGCGGGCCTGGTGCCGCAGGACCCCGCCGACCTGCTTTACGCCGACACGGTCGGGGCGGAGTGCCGCGCCGCGGACCGCGACCTGGCCGCACCGCAGGGGACCTGCCGGGCCCTGTTCGAACGCCTCGCGCCGGACGTCGCGGACGGCACGCACCCACGCGACCTGTCCGAGGGCGGCCGGCTGTCCCTGGCCCTGTCCGTCATCCTGGCCGGACGGCCTCCCCTGGTCCTGCTCGACGAGCCCACCCGAGGCCTCGATTACACGGCCAAGACACGGCTGGTGGAGATCCTCGGCGAGCTGGCCACAGGCGGCCACGCCATCGTGCTCGCCACCCACGACGTCGAGCTGGCCGCCGAGGTCGCCACCCGCGCGGTGGTGATCGCCGAGGGCGAGGTAGTCGCGGACGGCCCGGCCGATGAGGTCCTGGTCTCCTCCCCCGCGTTCGCGCCCCAGATGAGCAAGGTGTTCGCGCCGCTGCCGCTGCTGACCGTCGCCCAGGCCACCGCCGCCCTGCGGGGTCCGGCGTGA
- a CDS encoding DsbA family protein, which produces MSQSPGGPPPEGPEPPDDPPPGAPRPEQGPATEEWQPPHPASPAPSPYGPPPQYGPPQGPPPQGPPPGYGPSPYGAPPPGAPPYGQQPYPPQYGQPPYGQPPYGQPYGQPVPTRRRRGLVIGLVAGFLVLAVCVAVTAVLVSRDKSLGKPAPLPSGVTAEVSSVGTVTMAKPGVTVPLVDVYEDFQCPICKEFHRVNDVTLKNLAGEGRAKIVYHPIVIFTSEPLSGNSVRASAAAHCITDGARWLAFQDQLFLHQPPEGSVGFSTTDLVSYGRSAGIDDSGFGSCVRSQRYAAEVRQTSQTAISGGVFGTPTVNVGGVALPSSETLTAEGLRNAIIAAG; this is translated from the coding sequence GTGAGCCAATCCCCCGGCGGCCCGCCGCCCGAAGGCCCGGAGCCCCCGGATGATCCGCCGCCCGGCGCCCCCCGGCCAGAGCAAGGCCCCGCGACCGAGGAGTGGCAGCCGCCACACCCCGCGTCTCCGGCGCCGTCCCCGTACGGACCTCCTCCCCAGTACGGACCCCCGCAGGGACCGCCCCCTCAGGGGCCGCCTCCCGGGTACGGTCCCTCGCCGTACGGGGCGCCGCCGCCCGGTGCACCCCCGTACGGGCAGCAGCCGTACCCGCCGCAGTACGGACAGCCGCCTTATGGGCAGCCTCCGTACGGGCAGCCGTACGGGCAGCCCGTCCCCACCCGCAGGCGCCGGGGGCTGGTAATCGGCCTGGTCGCCGGGTTCCTCGTCCTGGCGGTCTGCGTCGCGGTCACCGCCGTGCTCGTCTCGCGCGACAAGTCGCTCGGCAAGCCGGCCCCCCTGCCCAGCGGCGTCACGGCCGAGGTGTCCTCGGTCGGGACCGTGACCATGGCGAAGCCCGGGGTCACCGTCCCGCTCGTCGACGTCTACGAGGACTTCCAGTGCCCGATCTGCAAGGAGTTCCACCGGGTCAACGACGTGACGCTCAAGAACCTCGCCGGGGAGGGGCGGGCGAAGATCGTCTACCACCCGATCGTGATCTTCACCAGTGAGCCGCTGTCGGGGAACTCGGTACGCGCGTCGGCCGCGGCGCACTGCATCACCGACGGGGCGCGGTGGCTGGCCTTCCAGGACCAGCTCTTCCTCCACCAGCCGCCGGAGGGGTCGGTCGGCTTCAGCACCACCGACCTGGTGTCCTACGGCCGGAGCGCGGGAATCGACGACTCGGGGTTCGGGTCGTGCGTGCGGAGCCAGCGGTACGCGGCAGAGGTGAGACAGACGAGCCAGACGGCGATCTCGGGTGGCGTGTTCGGCACGCCGACGGTGAACGTGGGCGGCGTGGCGCTGCCCTCGAGTGAGACGCTGACGGCCGAAGGATTGCGCAACGCGATCATCGCGGCCGGGTGA
- a CDS encoding ECF transporter S component — MTGPRPLRGSVSAVRLRPRSAIAVGLVSAAGLVAFGWPLVVAPSAGLTQSGPASWLFVALLPLLLLVALAEISEGGVDAKAVALLGVLGAIGAALRPLGTGVAGFEPMFFVLVHGGRVLGRGFGYLLGSVTMFASALLTAGMGPWLPFQMLGAAWVGFFAGCLPRLGGRGEIVMLSGYGAAAAFIYGSLQDLALWPFATGVSTSIAYEPGASVTANLGRFVAFDLATSLGFDVPRAVTTAVLVAVTGRPVLLALRRAARRAAFEAPVDFRRP; from the coding sequence GTGACCGGGCCGCGCCCGCTCCGCGGGTCCGTCTCGGCGGTGCGGCTGCGCCCGCGCTCGGCGATCGCCGTCGGGCTGGTGTCGGCGGCCGGCCTCGTGGCGTTCGGCTGGCCCCTCGTCGTGGCGCCGTCGGCGGGGCTCACCCAGTCCGGGCCGGCGTCGTGGCTGTTCGTGGCTCTGCTCCCGCTCCTGCTGCTCGTGGCGCTCGCGGAGATCTCCGAGGGCGGCGTGGACGCCAAGGCGGTGGCCCTTCTCGGTGTGCTCGGCGCGATCGGGGCGGCACTGCGTCCTCTCGGCACCGGCGTGGCCGGGTTCGAGCCGATGTTCTTCGTCCTGGTGCACGGCGGGCGGGTGCTCGGCCGGGGCTTCGGGTACCTGCTCGGATCGGTGACGATGTTCGCGAGCGCGCTGCTCACGGCGGGCATGGGCCCGTGGCTGCCCTTCCAGATGCTCGGCGCCGCGTGGGTGGGGTTCTTCGCCGGATGCCTGCCGCGGCTCGGCGGCCGGGGCGAGATCGTGATGCTCTCCGGCTATGGCGCGGCGGCCGCGTTCATCTATGGTTCGTTGCAGGATCTGGCGCTATGGCCATTCGCGACGGGAGTATCAACGTCGATCGCTTATGAACCAGGTGCATCGGTGACCGCGAACCTCGGCCGGTTCGTGGCGTTCGACCTTGCCACGTCGCTGGGTTTCGACGTGCCTCGCGCGGTCACGACGGCGGTGCTGGTGGCGGTCACCGGCCGGCCGGTGCTGCTGGCGCTGCGGCGCGCCGCCCGCCGGGCCGCCTTCGAGGCCCCCGTAGATTTCCGGCGTCCATGA
- a CDS encoding bifunctional adenosylcobinamide kinase/adenosylcobinamide-phosphate guanylyltransferase, whose protein sequence is MDVLELHLLGTAGPGGWPEPGCRCSSCTRMRAAKRRLEPTRVLLDGVPLDRCRRQEVPGGYEVRTPRGHRVLFASRPGARPRPPSPGPYDAVLLDLVGDASHLGWLRHIGAVTSATRIEAVQVDHRVASPLELERLLERWRRPVAAPWRTLILGGARSGKSQEAENRVLAHAEVTYVATGVMHADDPDWRARIAVHRERRPRWWDTAETIDVAGLLRTASGTLLIDGMGTWLTAMFDALGAWEYPRAVEPRVDELVKAWRSTEAHVVAVSDEVGLSVVPETPVGRAFRDMLGRLNQRLAAESEESALVVAGRVLDLP, encoded by the coding sequence ATGGACGTATTAGAGCTCCATCTGCTCGGCACGGCCGGACCCGGTGGATGGCCCGAGCCCGGCTGCCGGTGCTCCTCGTGCACCCGGATGCGGGCCGCCAAGCGCCGGCTGGAGCCCACTCGCGTACTGCTCGACGGTGTGCCGCTGGACCGGTGCCGGCGCCAGGAGGTGCCGGGCGGGTACGAGGTCCGCACGCCGCGGGGCCACCGGGTGCTCTTCGCCTCGCGGCCGGGCGCCCGGCCGAGGCCTCCGTCCCCGGGCCCGTACGACGCGGTCCTGCTGGACCTGGTCGGCGACGCGTCCCATCTGGGCTGGCTGCGGCACATCGGCGCGGTCACCTCGGCGACCCGGATCGAGGCCGTGCAGGTCGACCACCGTGTCGCCTCCCCACTCGAGCTCGAACGGCTGCTCGAACGCTGGCGGCGGCCGGTCGCCGCGCCCTGGCGGACGCTGATCCTCGGCGGTGCGCGGTCGGGAAAGTCACAGGAGGCGGAGAATCGAGTGCTCGCCCATGCGGAGGTGACCTACGTGGCGACCGGTGTGATGCACGCCGACGACCCTGACTGGCGCGCACGGATCGCCGTGCACCGCGAGCGCCGGCCGAGGTGGTGGGACACGGCGGAGACGATCGACGTGGCGGGCCTGCTGCGCACCGCGTCCGGAACACTGCTCATCGACGGCATGGGCACCTGGCTGACCGCGATGTTCGACGCGCTGGGCGCGTGGGAGTACCCGCGCGCCGTCGAGCCGCGGGTGGACGAGCTGGTCAAGGCGTGGCGGTCCACCGAGGCGCACGTCGTGGCGGTGAGCGATGAGGTCGGGCTCTCCGTCGTCCCGGAGACCCCGGTGGGCCGGGCGTTCCGCGACATGCTGGGCCGGCTCAACCAGCGGCTGGCCGCCGAGTCCGAGGAGAGCGCCCTCGTCGTCGCCGGCCGCGTTCTGGACCTGCCGTGA
- a CDS encoding MarR family winged helix-turn-helix transcriptional regulator, whose product MVTEETDVTPELARNAGDLRVRMARLARRLRQEDGGHALTMSQLTALGRLVRLGPATLSELAAGERVRPQSMARAIDALETAGMVRRTPHPTDRRQNVIRLTGNGRAVIADNRLRRDAWLARAMAAALSPEERDLLTRAGGLMERLADLTEEGVPGTYVPGTGD is encoded by the coding sequence ATGGTGACCGAGGAGACCGACGTCACACCGGAGCTGGCGCGAAACGCCGGGGATCTGCGGGTCCGCATGGCGAGGCTCGCCCGCAGACTCCGTCAGGAGGATGGGGGGCACGCGCTGACGATGTCGCAGCTGACCGCCCTCGGCCGGCTCGTCCGGCTCGGCCCGGCGACGCTGAGCGAGCTCGCCGCCGGCGAGCGCGTACGGCCCCAGTCGATGGCCCGCGCGATCGACGCCCTGGAGACGGCGGGGATGGTCCGCCGGACGCCGCACCCGACCGACCGCCGGCAGAACGTGATCAGGCTGACGGGCAACGGGCGTGCCGTGATCGCCGACAACCGGCTGCGACGCGACGCGTGGCTCGCCCGTGCGATGGCGGCCGCGCTCTCACCCGAGGAGCGGGACCTGCTGACCCGCGCCGGCGGCCTGATGGAACGCCTCGCCGACCTCACCGAGGAGGGCGTCCCCGGCACCTACGTGCCGGGGACGGGCGACTAG
- a CDS encoding DUF3043 domain-containing protein: MFRRRTDTTTEEPPQSPEATKPAGKGRPTPKRRDAERRNRQPITAPRTRKEAYRQERERNAGNRKKGRAAMARGDERYLLKRDKGPVRKLARDFVDSRRTFGEFFMYLTILVLIASTLGPLNVRLYLQQFGLPVLLVLIIGESVWLSNRVKKLARERFPDESTQGAGMYAITRSMQIRRLRMPQPKLKPGQKTEV; this comes from the coding sequence GTGTTCCGACGCCGTACCGATACCACCACCGAAGAGCCCCCGCAGTCCCCCGAGGCCACCAAGCCCGCGGGCAAGGGCCGGCCCACGCCCAAACGCCGCGACGCAGAGCGGCGAAACCGCCAGCCGATCACCGCACCGCGCACCCGCAAGGAGGCCTACCGCCAGGAGCGCGAGCGAAATGCCGGCAACCGAAAAAAGGGCCGCGCGGCCATGGCCCGCGGCGACGAGCGCTATCTGCTGAAGCGCGACAAAGGACCGGTACGGAAGCTCGCCCGCGATTTCGTCGACTCTCGGCGGACGTTCGGCGAGTTCTTCATGTACCTCACCATCCTCGTTCTCATCGCATCGACCCTGGGGCCGCTGAACGTACGCCTCTACCTCCAGCAGTTCGGCCTTCCGGTGCTGCTGGTCCTGATCATCGGCGAGTCGGTCTGGCTCTCGAACCGCGTGAAGAAGCTGGCGCGGGAGCGTTTCCCCGACGAGAGCACCCAGGGTGCCGGCATGTACGCGATCACCCGCTCGATGCAGATCCGCCGGCTCCGGATGCCCCAGCCGAAGCTCAAGCCGGGTCAGAAGACCGAAGTGTGA